In Biomphalaria glabrata chromosome 11, xgBioGlab47.1, whole genome shotgun sequence, the following proteins share a genomic window:
- the LOC106068862 gene encoding uncharacterized protein LOC106068862: MKTMEDVAIGIENYYLYVLASIGIPANIFTILTILSLQSISPASFLVVMLAASDGCALISKVTIYHLQRFSRRGALCKLEFLTVFCTMMANWILVYICFERFISVCFPMKRLYLITKKRTYIIVASTAAFLFVATAATYITVWDSHSLKCGMYVEYIWYWYHIWVKYLGPSLAVYLPFMLILIFTVAIIRALKIASRELRNLFKRSLSMRRSPDDKTFSFNEKNIAESEKLERMITWMMILAAIFFLIFTLPACVFFNLPEPGPESDVKSFTRYMLFEQIQHLCLDLTHTLNFFLYVVTAKRFRKQLVEILVCKTAREYWRKKRSEYAAKESQHTDVTHVDPEKENEVILCIACHGLSGVEAKQPLQ, translated from the exons atgaaaac AATGGAAGATGTAGCTATAGGCATTGAAAATTACTACCTGTATGTCTTAGCCAGCATTGGCATTCCAGCCAATATTTTCACCATCCTCACAATACTCAGTTTGCAATCCATCAGCCCAGCCTCCTTCTTAGTGGTGATGCTAGCTGCCTCTGACGGCTGCGCCCTCATCTCAAAAGTAACTATTTACCACTTGCAACGATTCTCTAGGAGAGGGGCACTTTGCAAATTGGAATTTTTGACAGTGTTCTGCACAATGATGGCGAACTGGATCCTTGTCTATATCTGCTTTGAGAGGTTCATTTCCGTCTGTTTCCCAATGAAAAGACTGTATCTCATCACCAAGAAAAGAACCTACATCATTGTTGCCTCGACGGCGGCTTTTCTGTTTGTGGCAACGGCAGCTACGTATATAACTGTATGGGATAGCCATTCACTAAAGTGCGGCATGTATGTAGAGTATATCTGGTACTGGTATCACATCTGGGTAAAATATTTGGGTCCTTCATTGGCGGTGTATTTACCGTTTATGCTGATATTGATCTTCACAGTGGCCATTATACGAGCGCTGAAAATCGCTTCCAGAGAGTTAAGAAATTTGTTTAAGAGAAGTCTAAGTATGAGAAGAAGCCCAGACGACAAGACGTTTTCATTCAATGAAAAGAATATTGCAGAGTCCGAGAAACTGGAAAGGATGATAACTTGGATGATGATTctcgccgccatttttttcttaattttcaccCTTCCTGCTTGTGTGTTTTTTAATTTGCCAGAACCAGGCCCGGAGTCCGACGTGAAGAGCTTTACAAGGTATATGCTGTTTGAACAAATACAGCATCTCTGTTTGGACTTGACCCACACGCTCAACTTTTTTCTGTACGTGGTAACAGCAAAACGCTTCAGGAAGCAGCTGGTCGAAATTTTGGTTTGCAAGACAGCTAGAGAATATTGGCGTAAAAAGCGCAGCGAATACGCCGCGAAGGAGAGTCAACATACTGATGTCACGCATGTTGACCCCGAGAA agaaAATGAAGTCATTCTGTGCATTGCATGTCACGGACTTTCGGGTGTGGAGGCGAAGCAACCTTTGCAATAG